Proteins from a genomic interval of Schistocerca cancellata isolate TAMUIC-IGC-003103 chromosome 8, iqSchCanc2.1, whole genome shotgun sequence:
- the LOC126095707 gene encoding salivary glue protein Sgs-4 — MEPKTCAMEPKTCAMEPKTCAMKPKTCAMEPKTCAMEPKTCAMVPKTCAMEPKTCSMEPKTCAMEPKTCAMEPKTCAMEPKTCPMEPKTCAMEPKTCAMEPKTCAMEPKTCAMEPKTCVMEPKTCAMEPKTCAMEPKTCAMEPNTCAMEPKTCAMEPKTCAMEPKTCAMEPKTCAMEPKTCAMEPKTCAMEPKTCTMEPKTCAMEAKTCAMESKTCAMEPKTCAMEPKTCRT, encoded by the coding sequence ATGGAGCCTAAGACGTGTGCGATGGAGCCCAAGACGTGTGCGATGGAGCCCAAGACGTGTGCGATGAAGCCCAAGACATGTGCCATGGAGCCCAAGACGTGTGCGATGGAGCCCAAGACGTGTGCAATGGTGCCCAAGACGTGTGCCATGGAGCCCAAGACGTGTTCCATGGAGCCTAAGACGTGTGCGATGGAGCCCAAGACGTGTGCGATGGAGCCCAAGACGTGTGCGATGGAGCCCAAAACGTGTCCCATGGAGCCTAAGACGTGTGCGATGGAGCCCAAGACGTGTGCGATGGAGCCCAAGACGTGTGCGATGGAGCCCAAGACGTGTGCCATGGAGCCCAAGACGTGTGTGATGGAGCCCAAGACGTGTGCCATGGAGCCCAAGACGTGTGCCATGGAGCCCAAGACGTGTGCGATGGAGCCCAACACGTGTGCCATGGAGCCTAAGACGTGTGCAATGGAGCCCAAGACATGTGCCATGGAGCCCAAGACGTGTGCGATGGAGCCCAAGACATGTGCCATGGAGCCCAAGACGTGTGCGATGGAGCCCAAGACGTGTGCGATGGAGCCCAAGACGTGTACGATGGAGCCCAAGACATGTGCGATGGAGGCCAAGACGTGTGCGATGGAGTCCAAGACGTGTGCGATGGAGCCCAAGACATGTGCTATGGAGCCCAAGACGTGTAGGACGTAA